The following proteins come from a genomic window of Diprion similis isolate iyDipSimi1 chromosome 8, iyDipSimi1.1, whole genome shotgun sequence:
- the LOC124409819 gene encoding inositol hexakisphosphate and diphosphoinositol-pentakisphosphate kinase 2 isoform X10, whose protein sequence is MSYTELEYGYQDLKNATRPVFYVGDINPGQSSLVGQSSSSIYHSSARDLPKGCLSEDGCMGSTTSLDGEGKQVLVGVCAMAKKSQSKPMKEILTRLEEFEYLKIIVFPEEVILKEPVEDWPIVDCLISFHSKGFPLDKAIQYASLRNPFIINNLRMQYDIQGLQDRRRVYAILNGEGIEIPRYAVLDRDSADPKHHELVESEDHVEVNGITFNKPFVEKPVSAEDHNIYIYYPTSAGGGSQRLFRKIGSRSSVYSPESRVRKTGSYIYEDFMPTDGTDVKVYTVGPDYAHAEARKSPALDGKVERDSEGKEIRYPVILSNAEKLISRKVCLAFKQTVCGFDLLRANGQSFVCDVNGFSFVKNSNKYYDDCAKILGNMILRELAPTLHIPWSVPFQLDDPPIVPTTFGKMMELRCVVAVIRHGDRTPKQKMKVEVRHPKFFEIFAKYDGYKHGHVKLKRPKQLQEILDTARSLLTEIQHRAAGPELEEKQGKLEQLKSVLEMYGHFSGINRKVQMKYQPKGRPRGSSSDDDRFGEPSLVLILKWGGELTPAGRIQAEELGRIFRCMYPGGQGRHLSGEYAGAQGLGLLRLHSTFRHDLKIYASDEGRVQMTAAAFAKGLLALEGELTPILVQMVKSANTNGLLDNDCDSSKYQNMVKTRLHELLQQDREFTREDREQINPGNALSINAAMNFVKNPVRCCQHVHVLIQKLMDIVRIKKDDPKTKDAILYHGETWELMGRRWGKIEKDFCTKKKRFDISKIPDIYDCIKYDLQHNNHTLQFDYAEELYIYSKYLADIVIPQEYGLTVQEKLTIGQGICTPLLKKIRADLQRNIEETGEETVNRLNPRYSHGVSSPGRHVRTRLYFTSESHVHSLLTVLRYGGLLDVVKDEQWRRAMEYVSMVSELNYMSQIVVMLYEDPTKDPSSEERFHVELHFSPGVNCCVQKNLPPGPGFRPHSRNESNHNLGEAGSGAEGSSQCSTRIEEEDSELSILDDNTNSPATNSNISPMETDEGNLPLDSESPKASRTIDMMDLDPIIDEPFDSGFLQSSAPIPISARTVAGHEAARLGSQLAASQRQRRELEAAGINEPRARSYDHQRQEKPVKPAEKVQYQSLDAVNKEAECFQKSLKQETDLNVANHCENISKLSRVQKSLRRSFTLAHSLSSPNMPVTMIFNSNSSSSPLITFHRVPLASPGTVCAPIDETNSSYTIAKPQLSTQFKKYGRSYTEATLSNFKVCARRYRHSVSGQMTYFKMFGYNVSKKLTGSTNSLFSTAVISGSSSAPDLKDMVPQHASAVAAIDGFGGVPPIRPLETLHNALSLRQLDSFLEMMTSLSFFRTPASSPPKYPSPGGSVHGSFLQNLSIGGINRDYHSSDNEAIRNQLSPTSPNSAGWSSEAPSFLSSEPSSPAPTSAGECSMSTSLGSNDGMRMFNTAHELARMPDLNLDLNNICMGIDQSCRESRGSISFTDYYSNEDGQILKICKDDSCKLVKKSVCVDDATIIDNIDEDEDHTLTLRQSKVQKKQDIKFVFEQQENSNPVQPSCSYKKIGRFRVESMEVADDDVRLKDHVTVCTNNLKTVIQSGVVKEASAEGGRKMSKPLCSNESDVDLQQTTKISAISKSNYSKSETVPIAPLHSNVELDSDYRSFTPIEREPSTSDNLDNTGNLEVILTHPIPINGARINQPSEPLLTLASSLNDGTNVRVGFDVDNNKPS, encoded by the exons ATGTCTTATACGGAATTAGAGTACGGCTACCAG GATCTGAAGAATGCAACAAGACCAGTCTTCTACGTAGGAGATATTAACCCAGGGCAATCCTCCCTCGTCGGTCAGTCCTCATCTTCGATCTACCATTCCTCGGCACGA GATCTGCCGAAAGGATGCTTAAGCGAAGATGGATGCATGGGAAGTACAACTTCTCTGGATGGCGAGGGAAAGCAAGTTTTGGTTGGCGTTTGCGCAATGGCCAAGAAGTCTCAGAGTAAACCCATGAAGGAGATCTTGACAAGGCTTGAAGAattcgaatatttgaaaatcatcgTTTTCCCGGAAGAAGTCATACTTAAA GAACCTGTGGAAGACTGGCCGATAGTCGATTGTTTGATAAGTTTTCACAGCAAAGGCTTTCCGTTGGATAAAGCTATACAGTATGCCAGTCTACGAAATCCATTTATAATTAACAATCTGCGTATGCAATACGATATTCAG GGCTTACAGGATCGCAGACGAGTTTATGCAATACTCAACGGAGAGGGCATAGAAATACCGCGATACGCAGTCCTGGACAGAGATTCTGCAGATCCAAAGC ATCATGAACTGGTTGAATCGGAGGATCACGTAGAGGTGAACGGTATAACGTTTAATAAACCGTTCGTTGAGAAGCCAGTATCCGCTGAAGATCATAACATTTACATATATTATCCAACATCCGCAGGCGGAGGAAGTCAAAGATTATTTAGAAAG ATTGGCAGCCGCAGCAGCGTTTACTCACCAGAGTCTCGGGTGCGGAAAACTGGGTCTTACATATATGAAGATTTCATGCCAACCGACGGCACTGATGTTAAAGTTTACACAGTTGGGCCTGATTATGCTCACGCCGAAGCGAGAAAGAGCCCGGCTCTGGACGGCAAAGTGGAACGGGACTCAGAGGGAAAGGAAATACGCTATCCTGTCATTCTTAGCAATGCTGAAAAACTGATAAGCAGAAAAGTATGCCTCGCCTTTAAGCAAACCGTTTGCGGGTTTGATTTGCTCAG AGCCAATGGTCAATCGTTTGTCTGTGACGTTAATGGATTcagttttgttaaaaattcgaaCAAGTATTACGACGATTGCGCGAAAATTTTGGGAAACATGATTCTTAGAGAATTGGCACCTACTCTTCACATTCCCTGGAGCGTTCCGTTTCAACTGGACGATCCACCCATTGTCCCCACTACATTTGGAAAAAT GATGGAGCTAAGATGTGTCGTCGCAGTTATCAGACATGGCGATAGAACTCCCAAGCAAAAAATGAAGGTCGAGGTTCGTCATCCCAA attttttgagATCTTCGCGAAGTACGACGGTTACAAACATGGTCACGTCAAACTGAAGCGGCCCAAACAGCTTCAGGAGATTTTGGACACTGCGCGTAGCTTGTTAACAGAGATTCAACATCGTGCTGCTGGACCAGAGTTAGAAGAGAAACAAGGAAAACTGGAGCAGCTGAAAAGTGTCCTAGAAAT GTATGGCCATTTTTCAGGAATTAATCGTAAGGTTCAGATGAAATATCAGCCTAAAGGCAGACCTAGAGGCAGCTCCTCAGATGACG aCAGATTTGGCGAGCCATCTTTGGTACTGATTCTAAAGTGGGGCGGAGAGTTGACGCCAGCTGGCCGAATCCAAGCCGAAGAACTTGGCCGTATATTTCGGTGCATGTATCCAGGAGGTCAAGGTAGACACCTTAGTG GAGAATACGCCGGCGCCCAAGGTTTGGGTCTCCTTCGACTGCACTCAACTTTTCGTCAtgacttgaaaatttatgcCAGCGATGAAGGTAGAGTCCAAATGACGGCTGCAGCTTTCGCCAAGGGTCTACTTGCTTTGGAGGGCGAACTAACTCCCATTTTGGTACAGATGGTCAAAAGCGCCAATACCAATGGACTTTTGGACAATGATTGCGACAGCAGTAAGTACCAAAACAT GGTAAAAACGCGACTGCATGAACTACTGCAACAAGATAGAGAATTTACCCGCGAAGATCGCGAGCAGATAAATCCGGGTAATGCTCTGAGCATAAATGCGGCGAtgaatttcgtaaaaaatccTGTAAGATGTTGTCAGCACGTTCACGTTCTTATACAGAAACTAATGGACATTGTCAGGATCAAGAAAGACGATCCCAAGACCAAAG ATGCGATTCTGTACCATGGGGAAACATGGGAATTAATGGGCCGCCGGTggggtaaaattgaaaaagatttctGCACCAAAAAGAAGAGGTTCGACATATCGAAAATCCCTGACATTTATGATTGCATTAAGTACGACCTGCAGCACAACAATCATACGCTTCAGTTCGATTACGCAGAAGAGCTCTACATATACTCAAAATATTTAGCTGACATTGTCATACCGCAG GAATACGGGCTAACCGTTCAGGAAAAACTTACCATAGGCCAAGGTATTTGCACACCTCTACTGAAAAAGATTCGAGCAGATCTTCAGCGAAATATCGAGGAGACCGGTGAGGAGACTGTCAATAGATTAAATCCACG ATACTCGCACGGAGTTTCAAGTCCTGGACGACACGTCAGAACGAGATTATACTTCACAAGCGAAAGCCATGTTCACTCCCTACTCACTGTATTGCGATACGGGGGATTACTTGAT GTGGTCAAGGATGAACAATGGCGACGCGCAATGGAGTACGTAAGCATGGTATCAGAATTGAATTACATGTCGCAAATCGTCGTCATGTTGTACGAAGATCCAACAAAGGATCCAAGCAGTGAAGAACGCTTCCATGTTGAGCTTCACTTTAGTCCCGGAGTGAACTGTTGTGTGCAGAAAAATCTTCCCCCAGGACCGGGTTTCCGGCCGCATTCGCGGAACGAGAGTAATCATAATCTT GGTGAGGCAGGATCAGGTGCGGAAGGTAGCTCTCAGTGCAGTACGAGAATCGAAGAGGAAGATTCCGAATTGAGTATCCTGGATGACAACACAAATAGCCCTGCTACAAATTCG AATATTTCACCGATGGAAACGGACGAAGGCAACCTGCCCTTGGACAGCGAGAGCCCGAAGGCCAGTCGAACTATAGATATGATGGACCTGGATCCCATAATCGATGAACCTTTCGATAGTGGCTTTCTACAAAGCTCGGCGCCAATTCCAATCAG CGCAAGAACAGTGGCGGGTCACGAAGCAGCTAGACTTGGCAGCCAGTTAGCGGCGAGTCAACGTCAACGTCGAGAACTGGAGGCAGCGGGTATAAATGAACCGAGAGCCAGAAGCTATGATCACCAGAGACAAGAAAAGCCTGTGAAAC cTGCTGAGAAAGTGCAATATCAAAGCTTGGACGCAGTCAATAAGGAAG CCGAGTGCTTTCAAAAGTCACTGAAGCAAGAAACTGACCTGAATGTTGCCAATCATTGCGAGAATATCAGTAAATTATCAAGGGTGCAAAAGTCATTGAGGCGATCATTTACTCTAGCGCACTCGCTCAGTTCACCCAATATGCCTGTAAccatgattttcaattccaatTCATCTTCGTCTCCATTAATAACTTTTCACCGAGTACCTCTTGCCTCTCCCGGTACAGTCTGTGCTCCCATAGACGAGACAAATTCTTCTTATACCATAGCCAAACCACAATTGTCAACGCAATTTAAGAAGTATGGCAGATCTTACACCGAAGCAACTTTGTCTAACTTTAAAGTGTGCG CAAGACGCTATCGCCACAGCGTCTCTGGACAGATGACTTACTTCAAGATGTTCGGATACAACGTTAGCAAGAAGCTTACTGGTTCTACAAACAGCCTATTCAGCACAGCTGTTATCAGCGGATCATCCAGCGCCCCGGACCTCAAGGATATGGTGCCACAGCACGCCTCTGCTGTTGCTG CTATAGATGGATTCGGAGGCGTCCCACCAATCAGGCCACTGGAAACTCTGCACAATGCGCTGTCTCTGAGACAGTTGGACTCGTTTCTAGAAATGATGACTAGCCTGTCTTTCTTCCGCACTCCTGCATCCTCGCCGCCTAAATATCCATCTCCCGGTGGATCTGTTCACGGGTCATTCCTCCAGAATTTAAGCATAGGCGGCATCAATCGCGATTATCATTCCTCCGATAACGAAGCTATTAG AAATCAGCTGTCACCAACCAGTCCAAACA GCGCAGGGTGGAGCAGTGAAGCCCCATCTTTTTTGTCATCAGAGCCATCGTCTCCAGCTCCCACATCGGCGGGTGAATGCAGCATGTCTACCAGCCTCGGCAGCAATGATGG AATGCGCATGTTCAACACGGCGCACGAATTGGCCAGAATGCCAGATTTGAACCTAGATCTAAATAACATCTGTATGGGAATAGATCAAAGCTGCCGAGAAAGCCGTGGAAGTATATCTTTTACAGATTACTACAGTAACGAAGATGGCCAAATTTTGAAGATTTGCAAAGACGATAGCTGTAAGCTCGTCAAGAAATCAGTATGTGTCGATGACGCTACAATTATTGATAATATCGATGAAGACGAGGACCATACTTTAACATTGAGACAGAGCAAGGTgcagaaaaaacaagacatcaaatttgtttttgaacaACAGGAAAATTCCAATCCAGTACAACCAAGTtgtagttataaaaaaattggaag GTTCCGCGTGGAAAGTATGGAAGTTGCGGATGATGACGTTAGGCTGAAAGATCACGTCACAGTGTGTACCAACAATCTGAAAACTGTGATCCAGTCTGGGGTAGTCAAAGAGGCAAGTGCCGAAGGTGgtagaaaaatgtcaaaaccATTGTGCAGTAATGAGAGTGATGTTGATTTACAACAAACTACTAAAATATCGGCAATCTCCAAGagcaattattcaaaatctgaAACCGTTCCTATTGCACCGCTACATTCAAATGTAGAACTTGACTCCGATTATCGGAGCTTTACTCCAATTGAAAGGGAACCTTCTACTTCGGATAATCTCGACAATACAGGAAACTTGGAGGTGATCCTTACCCATCCAATACCCATCAATGGAGCGAGAATTAACCAACCGTCGGAACCTTTACTTACACTAGCAAGTAGTCTTAATGACGGTACAAATGTCAGGGTTGGTTTTGACGTTGATAATAACAAGCCAAGTTAA
- the LOC124409819 gene encoding inositol hexakisphosphate and diphosphoinositol-pentakisphosphate kinase 2 isoform X9, protein MSYTELEYGYQDLKNATRPVFYVGDINPGQSSLVGQSSSSIYHSSARDLPKGCLSEDGCMGSTTSLDGEGKQVLVGVCAMAKKSQSKPMKEILTRLEEFEYLKIIVFPEEVILKEPVEDWPIVDCLISFHSKGFPLDKAIQYASLRNPFIINNLRMQYDIQGLQDRRRVYAILNGEGIEIPRYAVLDRDSADPKHHELVESEDHVEVNGITFNKPFVEKPVSAEDHNIYIYYPTSAGGGSQRLFRKIGSRSSVYSPESRVRKTGSYIYEDFMPTDGTDVKVYTVGPDYAHAEARKSPALDGKVERDSEGKEIRYPVILSNAEKLISRKVCLAFKQTVCGFDLLRANGQSFVCDVNGFSFVKNSNKYYDDCAKILGNMILRELAPTLHIPWSVPFQLDDPPIVPTTFGKMMELRCVVAVIRHGDRTPKQKMKVEVRHPKFFEIFAKYDGYKHGHVKLKRPKQLQEILDTARSLLTEIQHRAAGPELEEKQGKLEQLKSVLEMYGHFSGINRKVQMKYQPKGRPRGSSSDDDRFGEPSLVLILKWGGELTPAGRIQAEELGRIFRCMYPGGQGEYAGAQGLGLLRLHSTFRHDLKIYASDEGRVQMTAAAFAKGLLALEGELTPILVQMVKSANTNGLLDNDCDSSKYQNMVKTRLHELLQQDREFTREDREQINPGNALSINAAMNFVKNPVRCCQHVHVLIQKLMDIVRIKKDDPKTKDAILYHGETWELMGRRWGKIEKDFCTKKKRFDISKIPDIYDCIKYDLQHNNHTLQFDYAEELYIYSKYLADIVIPQEYGLTVQEKLTIGQGICTPLLKKIRADLQRNIEETGEETVNRLNPRRIFHFRYSHGVSSPGRHVRTRLYFTSESHVHSLLTVLRYGGLLDVVKDEQWRRAMEYVSMVSELNYMSQIVVMLYEDPTKDPSSEERFHVELHFSPGVNCCVQKNLPPGPGFRPHSRNESNHNLGEAGSGAEGSSQCSTRIEEEDSELSILDDNTNSPATNSNISPMETDEGNLPLDSESPKASRTIDMMDLDPIIDEPFDSGFLQSSAPIPISARTVAGHEAARLGSQLAASQRQRRELEAAGINEPRARSYDHQRQEKPVKPAEKVQYQSLDAVNKEAECFQKSLKQETDLNVANHCENISKLSRVQKSLRRSFTLAHSLSSPNMPVTMIFNSNSSSSPLITFHRVPLASPGTVCAPIDETNSSYTIAKPQLSTQFKKYGRSYTEATLSNFKVCARRYRHSVSGQMTYFKMFGYNVSKKLTGSTNSLFSTAVISGSSSAPDLKDMVPQHASAVAAIDGFGGVPPIRPLETLHNALSLRQLDSFLEMMTSLSFFRTPASSPPKYPSPGGSVHGSFLQNLSIGGINRDYHSSDNEAIRNQLSPTSPNSAGWSSEAPSFLSSEPSSPAPTSAGECSMSTSLGSNDGMRMFNTAHELARMPDLNLDLNNICMGIDQSCRESRGSISFTDYYSNEDGQILKICKDDSCKLVKKSVCVDDATIIDNIDEDEDHTLTLRQSKVQKKQDIKFVFEQQENSNPVQPSCSYKKIGRFRVESMEVADDDVRLKDHVTVCTNNLKTVIQSGVVKEASAEGGRKMSKPLCSNESDVDLQQTTKISAISKSNYSKSETVPIAPLHSNVELDSDYRSFTPIEREPSTSDNLDNTGNLEVILTHPIPINGARINQPSEPLLTLASSLNDGTNVRVGFDVDNNKPS, encoded by the exons ATGTCTTATACGGAATTAGAGTACGGCTACCAG GATCTGAAGAATGCAACAAGACCAGTCTTCTACGTAGGAGATATTAACCCAGGGCAATCCTCCCTCGTCGGTCAGTCCTCATCTTCGATCTACCATTCCTCGGCACGA GATCTGCCGAAAGGATGCTTAAGCGAAGATGGATGCATGGGAAGTACAACTTCTCTGGATGGCGAGGGAAAGCAAGTTTTGGTTGGCGTTTGCGCAATGGCCAAGAAGTCTCAGAGTAAACCCATGAAGGAGATCTTGACAAGGCTTGAAGAattcgaatatttgaaaatcatcgTTTTCCCGGAAGAAGTCATACTTAAA GAACCTGTGGAAGACTGGCCGATAGTCGATTGTTTGATAAGTTTTCACAGCAAAGGCTTTCCGTTGGATAAAGCTATACAGTATGCCAGTCTACGAAATCCATTTATAATTAACAATCTGCGTATGCAATACGATATTCAG GGCTTACAGGATCGCAGACGAGTTTATGCAATACTCAACGGAGAGGGCATAGAAATACCGCGATACGCAGTCCTGGACAGAGATTCTGCAGATCCAAAGC ATCATGAACTGGTTGAATCGGAGGATCACGTAGAGGTGAACGGTATAACGTTTAATAAACCGTTCGTTGAGAAGCCAGTATCCGCTGAAGATCATAACATTTACATATATTATCCAACATCCGCAGGCGGAGGAAGTCAAAGATTATTTAGAAAG ATTGGCAGCCGCAGCAGCGTTTACTCACCAGAGTCTCGGGTGCGGAAAACTGGGTCTTACATATATGAAGATTTCATGCCAACCGACGGCACTGATGTTAAAGTTTACACAGTTGGGCCTGATTATGCTCACGCCGAAGCGAGAAAGAGCCCGGCTCTGGACGGCAAAGTGGAACGGGACTCAGAGGGAAAGGAAATACGCTATCCTGTCATTCTTAGCAATGCTGAAAAACTGATAAGCAGAAAAGTATGCCTCGCCTTTAAGCAAACCGTTTGCGGGTTTGATTTGCTCAG AGCCAATGGTCAATCGTTTGTCTGTGACGTTAATGGATTcagttttgttaaaaattcgaaCAAGTATTACGACGATTGCGCGAAAATTTTGGGAAACATGATTCTTAGAGAATTGGCACCTACTCTTCACATTCCCTGGAGCGTTCCGTTTCAACTGGACGATCCACCCATTGTCCCCACTACATTTGGAAAAAT GATGGAGCTAAGATGTGTCGTCGCAGTTATCAGACATGGCGATAGAACTCCCAAGCAAAAAATGAAGGTCGAGGTTCGTCATCCCAA attttttgagATCTTCGCGAAGTACGACGGTTACAAACATGGTCACGTCAAACTGAAGCGGCCCAAACAGCTTCAGGAGATTTTGGACACTGCGCGTAGCTTGTTAACAGAGATTCAACATCGTGCTGCTGGACCAGAGTTAGAAGAGAAACAAGGAAAACTGGAGCAGCTGAAAAGTGTCCTAGAAAT GTATGGCCATTTTTCAGGAATTAATCGTAAGGTTCAGATGAAATATCAGCCTAAAGGCAGACCTAGAGGCAGCTCCTCAGATGACG aCAGATTTGGCGAGCCATCTTTGGTACTGATTCTAAAGTGGGGCGGAGAGTTGACGCCAGCTGGCCGAATCCAAGCCGAAGAACTTGGCCGTATATTTCGGTGCATGTATCCAGGAGGTCAAG GAGAATACGCCGGCGCCCAAGGTTTGGGTCTCCTTCGACTGCACTCAACTTTTCGTCAtgacttgaaaatttatgcCAGCGATGAAGGTAGAGTCCAAATGACGGCTGCAGCTTTCGCCAAGGGTCTACTTGCTTTGGAGGGCGAACTAACTCCCATTTTGGTACAGATGGTCAAAAGCGCCAATACCAATGGACTTTTGGACAATGATTGCGACAGCAGTAAGTACCAAAACAT GGTAAAAACGCGACTGCATGAACTACTGCAACAAGATAGAGAATTTACCCGCGAAGATCGCGAGCAGATAAATCCGGGTAATGCTCTGAGCATAAATGCGGCGAtgaatttcgtaaaaaatccTGTAAGATGTTGTCAGCACGTTCACGTTCTTATACAGAAACTAATGGACATTGTCAGGATCAAGAAAGACGATCCCAAGACCAAAG ATGCGATTCTGTACCATGGGGAAACATGGGAATTAATGGGCCGCCGGTggggtaaaattgaaaaagatttctGCACCAAAAAGAAGAGGTTCGACATATCGAAAATCCCTGACATTTATGATTGCATTAAGTACGACCTGCAGCACAACAATCATACGCTTCAGTTCGATTACGCAGAAGAGCTCTACATATACTCAAAATATTTAGCTGACATTGTCATACCGCAG GAATACGGGCTAACCGTTCAGGAAAAACTTACCATAGGCCAAGGTATTTGCACACCTCTACTGAAAAAGATTCGAGCAGATCTTCAGCGAAATATCGAGGAGACCGGTGAGGAGACTGTCAATAGATTAAATCCACG TCGTATCTTTCATTTCAGATACTCGCACGGAGTTTCAAGTCCTGGACGACACGTCAGAACGAGATTATACTTCACAAGCGAAAGCCATGTTCACTCCCTACTCACTGTATTGCGATACGGGGGATTACTTGAT GTGGTCAAGGATGAACAATGGCGACGCGCAATGGAGTACGTAAGCATGGTATCAGAATTGAATTACATGTCGCAAATCGTCGTCATGTTGTACGAAGATCCAACAAAGGATCCAAGCAGTGAAGAACGCTTCCATGTTGAGCTTCACTTTAGTCCCGGAGTGAACTGTTGTGTGCAGAAAAATCTTCCCCCAGGACCGGGTTTCCGGCCGCATTCGCGGAACGAGAGTAATCATAATCTT GGTGAGGCAGGATCAGGTGCGGAAGGTAGCTCTCAGTGCAGTACGAGAATCGAAGAGGAAGATTCCGAATTGAGTATCCTGGATGACAACACAAATAGCCCTGCTACAAATTCG AATATTTCACCGATGGAAACGGACGAAGGCAACCTGCCCTTGGACAGCGAGAGCCCGAAGGCCAGTCGAACTATAGATATGATGGACCTGGATCCCATAATCGATGAACCTTTCGATAGTGGCTTTCTACAAAGCTCGGCGCCAATTCCAATCAG CGCAAGAACAGTGGCGGGTCACGAAGCAGCTAGACTTGGCAGCCAGTTAGCGGCGAGTCAACGTCAACGTCGAGAACTGGAGGCAGCGGGTATAAATGAACCGAGAGCCAGAAGCTATGATCACCAGAGACAAGAAAAGCCTGTGAAAC cTGCTGAGAAAGTGCAATATCAAAGCTTGGACGCAGTCAATAAGGAAG CCGAGTGCTTTCAAAAGTCACTGAAGCAAGAAACTGACCTGAATGTTGCCAATCATTGCGAGAATATCAGTAAATTATCAAGGGTGCAAAAGTCATTGAGGCGATCATTTACTCTAGCGCACTCGCTCAGTTCACCCAATATGCCTGTAAccatgattttcaattccaatTCATCTTCGTCTCCATTAATAACTTTTCACCGAGTACCTCTTGCCTCTCCCGGTACAGTCTGTGCTCCCATAGACGAGACAAATTCTTCTTATACCATAGCCAAACCACAATTGTCAACGCAATTTAAGAAGTATGGCAGATCTTACACCGAAGCAACTTTGTCTAACTTTAAAGTGTGCG CAAGACGCTATCGCCACAGCGTCTCTGGACAGATGACTTACTTCAAGATGTTCGGATACAACGTTAGCAAGAAGCTTACTGGTTCTACAAACAGCCTATTCAGCACAGCTGTTATCAGCGGATCATCCAGCGCCCCGGACCTCAAGGATATGGTGCCACAGCACGCCTCTGCTGTTGCTG CTATAGATGGATTCGGAGGCGTCCCACCAATCAGGCCACTGGAAACTCTGCACAATGCGCTGTCTCTGAGACAGTTGGACTCGTTTCTAGAAATGATGACTAGCCTGTCTTTCTTCCGCACTCCTGCATCCTCGCCGCCTAAATATCCATCTCCCGGTGGATCTGTTCACGGGTCATTCCTCCAGAATTTAAGCATAGGCGGCATCAATCGCGATTATCATTCCTCCGATAACGAAGCTATTAG AAATCAGCTGTCACCAACCAGTCCAAACA GCGCAGGGTGGAGCAGTGAAGCCCCATCTTTTTTGTCATCAGAGCCATCGTCTCCAGCTCCCACATCGGCGGGTGAATGCAGCATGTCTACCAGCCTCGGCAGCAATGATGG AATGCGCATGTTCAACACGGCGCACGAATTGGCCAGAATGCCAGATTTGAACCTAGATCTAAATAACATCTGTATGGGAATAGATCAAAGCTGCCGAGAAAGCCGTGGAAGTATATCTTTTACAGATTACTACAGTAACGAAGATGGCCAAATTTTGAAGATTTGCAAAGACGATAGCTGTAAGCTCGTCAAGAAATCAGTATGTGTCGATGACGCTACAATTATTGATAATATCGATGAAGACGAGGACCATACTTTAACATTGAGACAGAGCAAGGTgcagaaaaaacaagacatcaaatttgtttttgaacaACAGGAAAATTCCAATCCAGTACAACCAAGTtgtagttataaaaaaattggaag GTTCCGCGTGGAAAGTATGGAAGTTGCGGATGATGACGTTAGGCTGAAAGATCACGTCACAGTGTGTACCAACAATCTGAAAACTGTGATCCAGTCTGGGGTAGTCAAAGAGGCAAGTGCCGAAGGTGgtagaaaaatgtcaaaaccATTGTGCAGTAATGAGAGTGATGTTGATTTACAACAAACTACTAAAATATCGGCAATCTCCAAGagcaattattcaaaatctgaAACCGTTCCTATTGCACCGCTACATTCAAATGTAGAACTTGACTCCGATTATCGGAGCTTTACTCCAATTGAAAGGGAACCTTCTACTTCGGATAATCTCGACAATACAGGAAACTTGGAGGTGATCCTTACCCATCCAATACCCATCAATGGAGCGAGAATTAACCAACCGTCGGAACCTTTACTTACACTAGCAAGTAGTCTTAATGACGGTACAAATGTCAGGGTTGGTTTTGACGTTGATAATAACAAGCCAAGTTAA